The genomic segment CGCCGGCCGCGACCTCGTCCCCGGGGACCGGGGCAAGCGAGTGGCAGTCATCGGCCAAGGGTTCGCCCGGTGGGCGGGGATCACCCCGGAGAAGCTTGGCAGCGCGACCCTCACCCTGGATTTAAACCGGACTCACCCGGTCATCTTCGCCCTGGACCGCCCGCCGGCGACCCTGGAAATCGTCGGCATCTACGCGAGCGGCTACGTCTTTGGAGACATGCAGCTCTTCATGCCCCTGGATACCTTCCGGGAGATCTACGGCGTGCCGGAGGGCATCTCCTGGCTCTTCGTCCAGGCGGATTCGTCCGACAGCCTTCCCCTCGTGGAGCAGAGGCTCCGGGCACTACTGGGAGAGGTGGCGGACATCGTCGCCCCCACGAGCGCGGCTGAGTTCGAGACGACTGCCACGCGTACCGTCGTCCGTCTCACGAGCGCCGGTGTGGCGCTGACCGTGGCCCTGATGGTGGTCGTCGTGTTTTTCGTCACCCTGCTGATCGTGCGCGAGCGCGCCTGGGAAATCGGCACCTTGAAGGCTCTTGGGGCGTCGGATGGTGGCATTGCCCTGAGCCTGCTCGCTGAGGCCTTCGCGCTCTGTGCCACGGGCGCCCTGCTGGCGGTGTTGCTCTTCGGCGCCTGGGGGGCGCCTGCAGCCCGACGCTTCTATGGCCTGGGCGTGGCTCCCCTGCTTCCGGCCCAGTATAAGGATGCGCTGGGAGGCGCCCTTGCCTTCGCGCCTGACATAGGGCTTGCGACCCTCGGGGTGCTGGTCGCGGTGAGCTTCGTGGCTGCGCTCGCCGGCAGCGCCTATGGTATCCGGCAGATCCAGCGGCTTTCCCCCATGGAGGCAATCCGGCATGAGTGAAGCGGCGCAGAAAGGCGAAGCCCTGATCGAACTCGAAAGCGTGGCCAAGGTGTACCGTAAGGGCCGGCAAGAGGTCAGGGCCTTGGACGGTCTCGACCTTACCGTGGCCGAGCGGGGCATGGTGGCGATCGTGGGGCCCAGCGGGAGCGGTAAGTCCACGCTCCTGCACCTGATTGGAGCCATGGACCGGCCCACGGCGGGCGAGGTCGTGGTCGCCGGCAGGCGGCTCAACACGCTACCCCAGGCGGAGCTGACGCGCTTCCGCCGGCAAACCGTGGGTTTCGTGTTCCAAAGCTTTAACCTCATTCCCAACCTTACTGCCCTGGAGAACGTGATGCTGCCGATGGAGTTCAACGGCGTCGGGGCTGCGAAACGGAAGGAGGTGGCCACGCGCCTGCTGGCGCGGATGGGCCTCGCGGCGCGGCTTACCCATCGGCCCCAGGAGCTTTCCGGCGGCGAGCAGCAGCGGGTCGCCATTGCCCGGGCGCTTGCCAACGACCCGCCCCTCATTCTTGCCGACGAGCCCACCGGGAACCTGGATTCGAAGACCGGCGAGATGATCTACGAGTTGCTCCAGGAGATTGCAAGGGAGCGCACCGTGGTGGTGGTCACCCATGCCGAGACCCTGGCCAGGATGTCTAACAGGGTGTTGTACCTCAAAGACGGGCGGCTCGCCCCGGAGGTCGGTTCGGCGTTTCGCAACACCGGTATATGACTTAACCCTTGGAGGACGAAACATGTCTAATCGATTGACGATGGGGGTTGCCCTGGCGATGGTAGTCGGTCTGGCGTTACATACCAGCGCCGGCTTCGGTCAGAACGTGATCGAGGGAACCGTGGCCGGAACGAAACTGACCCGCTGCACCTTCAAGCCGGGTGGGTGTGAAGGCACGCTGATATTGGAGACACAAGGGGAAGGAAAGATCGCCCGGATCACCATCAATGTGCCGTTGGGGACCCCGATCAAGAAAGGCGATGAGGACGTGTACCTTCCCACGTTGAATGGGAAGGCGGTCAGCATCGTCCATATCACGGAGAGAGGGGAGAAAATCGCGAAGTCCATCGAGGTCAGGACGGTAAAGCCCTGAATCGGATTTGATGCTTTGTCGCGCGGAGGAAAGGACATGCTTACCATTGGCAAAGTGGCGAGGCTCGCCGAGGTCGGCGTCGATACCATCCGCTACTACGAGAAGGAGGGCCTGCTGGCGCCGGCCAGAAAAAGCCCGGCAGGCTATCGCCTGTATTCAGGTGAGGCGGTGCGGCGACTTGGCTTCATCCGGCATGCCCAGCAGTGCGGCTTCTCCCTCGCAGAGATTCGTGAGCTCCTTGAGCTTAAAACCCACGGCGATGGCTGCTGCACCGACGTGAGAAGCGTCGTGATCCAGAAAAAATTGCAGATCGAAAGCAAGATCAAGGCGCTCAAGGCGATGTCGGAGGCGCTCAGTGAGCTGATCAATATCTGTGACGACGAATCCAGGCCGCTGGACGAGTGCCCGATCCTCGACGCCCTCGAAAACAGCATCGCGAGCCATGAGCGACGAAGCGCTGCAAGCAGGCTCTGATCTCGTTCGGCGGCGCGGGACCCCGAAGCGCATTCGTTCCCTGGGAGCAGGTGATGAAGGTTAGGGTAGAGGTGTTCACCACACCCGGCTGCGACCAATGCAGGCGGGCCCGCGAAACGCTCAAATCAATTGCCGAGAGTTTCGGCGCGGATAAAGTCAGCTGGCGGGAGGTCGACGTTCTAGAGGAACTCGACTACGCGGTCGAGTTGGGCGTAACCTGCCCGCCGGCGGTTGCCATCGACGGCGTATTGATCTTTCCAGCGTTGCCAAGCGCGGAACGGTTCAGGCGCGAGCTGGACCAGCGACTGGGAAGCGCAACGGCCGCAGACGCGATTGTCCCCCGAAGAGGACGTGATGGACATTGAGTCGCTGCGTCAGACGCTCGAACAGGCCAGCCTCGCCTCGCTGGTAGCCGGTTTCGTGATCGGTTTCTTGTTCAGCTTTAATCCAGTGGCCTTGGCAGCCATTCCAGTGTCGCTCGCTTATGTGACCAAGGCCCGCGCTCCGCAGAGAGCCGTCCTCTATGGCGGTATGTTCATCCTCGGCATGGCCCTGACACATCTGGTCTTGGGCGCAGTGGCGGGTTTGGGCGGCAGCGGTCTGCAACGGGCCATGGGCCGCGAGTGGGGGCTTGTTCTGGGGCCGCTGCTGATCGTGCTTGGCCTCGCGTGGCCGGGCTGGCTAAAATTGCCTCTTCCCACAGTGAGGATACGAGCCAGGCCCGCGGCCACCGCTTGGGGAGCTTTCCTCCTCGGTGTGCCGTTTTCAGTGGCGATCTGCCCCTTCTGCACCCCTGCGCTCGTGATTCTGCTCGGAATTGCCACCGGCGTCGGTTCGCCCTTGTTCGGCGCTGTGCTGCTCCTGGCCTTTGCCCTGGGCCGCGCCGTCCCGATCATGCTCGGAGCAGTCGCGGTGGGTTGGTTAGAAAGCCTGAAAAGGCTGCGCGGGCACCAAAAGGCGCTTGAAATCGTGGGCGGGGTGGTCCTGATCGCCTCCGGTCTTTATATGCTCAACGCGTATTTCATTCTTGTACCTCAACTCGCGGGCTAAGCTGCCTGTCATTGAGGCGGTTGACATTCCGGCATGAAGCCCATCGGGAAGCCCCACTCTGCCCCCGCGCCGGAGACCGCCCGGCGCAACCGCTTCGATCGCATGGAGTGGGCCGGGGCGCTGGGAGATCTCGGGACGTTGATCCCCTTTGTCGTCGCGTACATCGGTGTCCTGAAGATGGATCCGCTCGGGATCCTCCTCGGGTTCGGGGTGGCGATGATCGTCTGCGGCACCTACTACCGCACGCCGTTCCCGGTGCAGCCGATGAAGGCGGTAGGCGCGATCGCCACGGCCCAGGCGGCCCAGACCTTCGTCGTGACGCCCGCAGCGGTGCACGGCGCTTGCCTGGTCACGGGGCTCGTTTGGCTCGCCCTCGGACTGACTGGCGCCGCCGACCGGGTGGCGCGCCTGGTGGCGCGGCCGGTGGTGGTCGGCATCGTTCTTGGCCTGGGCATGAGTTTCATGCTGCAAGGCGCGAAAATGATGTCGGAAGGGTGGTTCCTGGGCATCGTCGGGCTGACGGGAACCGGGTTGCTGCTCACCAACCGCGCGTTCCCGGCCATGTTCGCGCTGCTTCTGTTCGGGTTCGGCGCGGGCGCGCTGCAGAACCCGGAACTCCTCGGAAGCGTGGCGCAGGCGCGGCCTGAGTTGCGACTGCCCTCGTTTGCGCTCTCCGAGCTGACGCTGGATGCCTTCCTGATCGGCGCCGTGTTCCTGGCGCTGCCCCAGATCCCGCTCACCTTGGGTAACGCCATCATCGCCATCACCGAGGAGAACAACCGCCTGTTTCCCGATCGCCGGATCTCCGAGCGCACCGTGGCCACCTCCACTGGCCTGATCAACCTGTTCGGCGCTGCTATCGGCGGCGTGCCCATGTGCCATGGCGCGGGCGGGATGGCCGGGCACGTGCGCTTCGGTGCCCAGACAGGAGGCGCGCTCATCATTCTCGGTGCGCTTCTCACAGTGCTCGGCTTATTCTTCAGCAGCTCGGTGGAGGCCCTGTTCCGTCTGCTGCCGCAGCCGATCCTTGGCGTGATCCTGTTCCTCGCTGGCGCCCAGCTCGCGCTGGGGGCGTGCGATTTCAGCCGCGACAAGCGGGAGCGGTTCATCACCGTGGTGACTGCGGGGCTGGCGGTGTGGAACGTGGGGCTTGCGTTCGTCGCGGGCATGGCCGCCCACGCCATCCATCGCCGCGGGTGGCTCAGACTGTAACAGTTTTGCGCCGCGCACCGTCATCCCGGCGCCGCCCGACCGATGTAAATGTAGCTCATCGGGCGGGGGGCCTTCGCGTATTCGGTGGTGAGCTCCAGGATGCGGAAGCCTGCCGCCCGGATGAGTTCGTCCATCTTCCGGTCCAGGTTGCACCCGCCGGCGAGCTTGTTCCACAAGGGATTCAGCCGGCGCTGCCAGCGCTGTACCGAAGCTTCCGGGGCGAGTCCGTGCTCGGCGAAGAGCAGCACGCCTCCGGGTTTCAGCACCCGCCGCATTTCGGCGAGCGCCTTGAGCGGATCAGGGATGGTGCACAGGGTCCAGGTGGTGACCACGGTGTCGATGGAGCGGTCGTCGATCGGAATCTCTTCGGCCGAGCGGGCGAGAAACTGGACCGAGAAAGCAACCCCGTGCACTTTTTTCTCCGCCATGCGCAGGAGCTCTTCCGACGGATCGACGGCGTAAAGCCGATCCACCTGCGGTCCGTAAAAGGGCAGGTTGAGCCCGGAGCCGGCCCCGACTTCCAGCGTGACGCCTCGGGCCTGGGGGAGAAGCTGAGCCCGATAGCGCGTGGCCTCCTTGTTCCTCATCGCCAGGTCGGTCAACCGCGGCAGGATCCACTTGGCGTAAAAACCCATGACGCCTCCCTCCGTTCCTTTCGGGCATGATGTATCCTCCGCCGCTCGAACAGCCGCTGACTATCCGAGCCCGGCGCAGGACGTACCGGGGCGAAGCGCCCCTTCGCGCGGTATTATCCGCCTTTCGGGTCTACGTGCCTGCGAATAAACTCCTCCCGATCCACTTCGCCCCGCGCGTAGCGCTGTTCGAGGATGGGAATGGCGTGTCTGGCTGTCTGGAGACGATCGACCTTCGATCATGGGAGATTGCGATGGGCCGGCGTCATTCTTGTCTTCGAGCTTGCGCGCGATGGCATCCACCAGGGCCGGATCGGGTTCGGCGGCGGAAGCGGTCTTCGCTTCAAGCGGTTGCAGGCTTTCCATCGACATTTCTCTTGTTGCGAATCAAAGCAGCCGTGTTCTCCCCGAACAGGCAGTTGCGCATCATGCCGCCGTCCTCGTGCTCCAGGTTGTGGCAGTGGTACATGAACAAGCCCGGCTCGGTGGGCATGACGTGCACGCGTACCCGCTCGTCGGGAAAGATCAGGAAAGTGTCCTTGTAGCCCGCGTCGATCAGTCCCTCGCGCAGCTCCTCGGGTATGTCCCCGCCGCTGCGTTCGAGGACGCGGAAACGTACCCCATGGATGTGGATGGGGTGGGGCATGGGCATGCCCGGCCCGTCGTTGGAGAAAGTCCACACAGTCCCTTCGTTCAAGGGCAGGCGCTCGTCATCGGCGACCGCCTCCATCTCGAAGCGGCGCCCGTTGAAAAACCCCCGCATGTGGCGAAACGCGAGCTGGGTGTAAATCGCATGTTTCCCCTCGTGCGGGATGCGCACCGGCTCGGGGAGGCGAAGCGCTTCGCTGCGCGCGTGCGCTTCGGTCGAGACGGTGAAGCGCGCGACCAGGAGCTCGTCGCCCTGGCCAGGGCCCCTCATCCCCCCCATCATCCCGCCCATTCCGCGGCCCATCATTCCACCCATCATGCCACCCATCATTCCGTCCATCATCTCCAGGCCGGAAAACGCCCGGCTGACCAGGGCGACCTCCGCGCCGCCGCGGCGCTCGCCAAAGTCTTCCAGCAGCTCGACGCGCTCGAAAGGCGCGAGGACCACGTACGGTCGGGTCTGGACGCCCTCCGCGGAGGAGAGGAGACCATTGTCGGTGGCGATGACGCGCATGGGGCGGCCGTCGGACCAGGCGAGCTTGTAGATCCGCGCGTTGGATACGTTGGCGAGCCGAAGGCGGTAGCTGCGAGGAGAGACCTTGAACGCCGCGTCGGGCACGCCGTTCACGAGCACGGTGTCGCCCAGCACGCCGTTCATGTCGTCCATCATCGTGCGCTTGAACACGAACTGATTATCGCGGCCGACCCGGCGGTCCTGAATGACGAGGCTTAATTCGTGCTCGGGGCCGGGAAGACCGTAGGCCCGTTCCTCCCGTTCCCGCACGATCAAGAGTCCCGCGAGGCCGTAGTACACCTGTTTGCCGGTGAAGCCGTGGGGATGCGGGTGGTAGAGGTAGGTGCCGGCCGGGTTCCTTACCGTGAATTCGTAAACGTATTCGCCCCCCGGGCCCACTGCGTGCCGGGGATGGCCGTCGGCCCGGTCGGGCACGATCATGCCGTGCCAATGCACGATGCTGGGATCGCCGGTCCGGTTCACGAAGTGGATCCGCACCCGCTCGCCGCGCTTGAGCTCCAGCGTAGGGCCCAGATAGCTCGAAGAAGGGCGCACTGCGTCCTGCCGGCCCCGCAGCACTTCGGCGCGATAGCGCAGCACCTCGGTTCCGGTTCCGCGCCAGATCGAAATACGGTCCGGAGCGGCGGTGAGTCGGAGCACGAGGTCGGGCTCTTCGCGGGCAAGGGCACGCCCCGCACTGAGCGGCACCGTCAAAGACGCTGCCGAAGCAGCGGCGGTGAGTAGAAATCTACGCCGTGTCCACACGGTATGTCTCCTTTCTTGACTCTCGGGCTTACGCCCCCTTCGCCACCGGCTTGCGCCGCTGGCGGCCGCGGCAGTCCCCGACGTGGCGCCGGTGCCGTATGGCGCGGCTACAGCACGCAGCTCAACGCGGGCGCGGTGAAGCTAAGTGACTGCGAATGAATTGCATGACTTCCGGCTGGTCCCACTCGGCAGGGCCGACCCACCGGCCGATCTCGCGACCGCTGCGGTCGATGAGGAGGGTCGTGGGCAGCCCCACGATTCCCAAACGGCTCATCACCTCGACAGACGGATCGATGTAGAAGGCAAGTGCTTCCACGTCGGCCTCCTTGAAGAATTCCTGCACCACGAATATTCCTCCGCGATCAATCGACAGGGCGACCACCTCGAAGTCGGCGCCGCCCAGCTTTGCCTGAAGCCGGTCGAGCGATGGCATTTCCTTTCGGCACGGCGGGCACCACGTCGCCCAGACGTTGAGCAGAACGACTTTGCCGCGGAAGTTGGCCAGGGTGAGCGGCTTGCCATCGGCGTCCAGGAAGCGGATCTCCGGCACCGGTCGTGGCGCCGGGTGCAGTCGCAGCGGTGAATTTGCCGCAAGCCGTAGGATCTTCGTCCCGCCCAAGTCGCCGCGTTCCGCATTCGCTTGGTGAGCGCCGACACTTGCGCCGGTCAGGATCGCAAAACTGATCACTGCGGTGATCAAGCGCACCCGGTGCGTTGTCCGCGAAGGGGTTGACCGGTTCATGCACTGTCTGCCTGGAGCGCTTCGACAAGCAGCGATGGAAACTCCCGCGCTTTGTGCTTCGATCCCATCGCCAACCGAACGACGATCGCTGTGACCAGCGTCGGCGGCACAGGTACGGCCGGGCGCGGAGCGCCACGCGAGGGTCCGGCCAGGCGCGTCGTTAACGTTTTGCCCTGGAACGTCCATGAAATTACTTGCATTCGGTCTTGATGAAGGTTGAAATCTCTACCGGGTGCGAAAACACCACCTGTGCCCGATCGCCCATCATGCCGGCTCCGACCAGCACCGGCCTGCCCTTGGGTGGACCCTTCTCCGACGAATCGGTCTTGAACCGCAGGTTGAATTCCCAGAACGGGATCGTTTCGCCGCTGCCGGTGGTGACGTGGTAAGTGTCGCCGCAATAACGGATCGCCGTTACGACGCTGCGCGGGTCTGCGGCTTCCAGGTCCGGCAGGCGAGGTGCCTGCATCATGCCGCCGCTGGCGCGTGGGGCGGGAGCGTTTCCCTCGGAGACCGCCTTCAGGTAAGCGATCAAGTCGGCGCGCACACGGGCGTCGGGGATACCGCGAAAGGTCATCCAGTTGCCCGGAATGAGCTTCGCCGGATTGCTCAGCCAGGTATCCAGCGACTGGGCGTCCCATACCACTGCGGAATCCTTGAGCGCCTTGGAGTAGCGTGGGAAGCCTGCCACCGTGCCCGCCTTCTGCCCAAAGACGTTGGCGAGGCTGGGACCCGTCAGGTGCCGCCCGGGCTCGATGGAGTGGCATGCCGCACAGGCCCGGAAAGCCTGGGCACCCCGAGCCGGGTCGCCCTCAGCCCGGCTGTTCGCGGCGGAGGCCACGCTGAGGGCTGCCGCGGCGAGCGTCCCAATGAACCATGGCGCGTTCAGCGCGCCCCTCCTTCTTGCTGCCATTTCGTCTCCTCCGTTTCCAGGTTTTCCTTTCGCCACTGGAGGATCTCTGGAGACCAGTGGCTCTCGATGAAGGCGAGCACCGCGCGGATCTCTTCGTCTGAGAGCGTATCCTTGAACGCCGGCATGTCGCTTTCGTAACCGGGCGGCGCGTAGGGCGGAACGAGCCCATGCTTGACAATGCCGAAGAGCACGTGCTCGGGGTGATGCCAAGTGTGACCGCTGTCGTCGTGGGGTGGGGCGGGCATGCGTCCGTCCGGTCGCCGGCGCTGCCAATTGGGCTGCCCTTCCAGGCGGGCGCCATGGCAGGCCGCGCAATGGCGGTCGTAGACGTCCTTGCCCATCGCCAGCTGCGCCGCGTCCGCTGGCGTGGCCGCCGGGGGCTGCGATGGGGCAGCGGTCCCGCGGGCTGGTGGGATATCCGGTCGGGTCACCCAATAGGCGAGGCCCACGAACCCCACGGCGAAGACCGCGATGCCCGTCGCGATCAGGCGGGAAACCCACTTCGGAAAGGGCGGCTTGGAGGTCTCGTTCATGGCGTCGTCTCCCGGGCGGCTTGTCCGTTTCACAGGGTCCGTCCCCGGTCGGCGATCCGGGTCCACGTTTTGCCGCCATCGCGGGTGAGGTAGACGTTGCGCTCGAAGGTGGCGATGGCGTACTCGTCCCGGTGCTTGGGGTTTTGGGCGATATAGGCGACGGCGTCGCGGGTGAGCGGAGGCAGCGTGACGGGCGTTTTCTGGCGCGCCTCCAGGTCGATTTGCGTGAGGGCCGGCTGGCCGTGGAAAGTGGCGGCCCACAGACGCTTGCCGTCCAAGTCGAAGTACACCGCGAGGCCCTGCCTGTTCCTCAAGAGCGGCTCGAACGTTGCCGCCGCGTCCCGCGACAGAAAGATGCCCTGATCCGTGGCGGCCGCGACGGTTTTCGGGTCGCTCGGGTGCACGGCCAGGGCGATGACATCGCCCCCGAGGCCCTTGGCTTGCGCCCGTCGCCACGCAAAGCCGTCGTCCAGGGTGTAATAAATGCCGGGCTCCCGCATCCGGCTGTTGGGATGCGGGTTATACACATAGATCACGTTGGTCTCGTAGCCAGTGGCGAGCACGTGGAAATCGGATTCCCCTTCCAGGCCGAGGTGCTGCCAAGTCTTGCCGCCATCATCGCTGCGGATCAGGCCGAAGGGGTTCTTGAGCCCCGTGCCGGGAGCAGGGTGCCCGCTGCTGTAGAAGCGGTCCCGGGTGGCCGAAAATCCCATGTAGTCGTGTTGGGGACCCGGGGCCTTGGTCCAGTGCCCTTCGTTGTAGACTGCGAGGCCATAATGGCTCGGGATATAGAGTCGCGTGCCGTCGGCACTGTAGGCGAGGCCATGCACGTGGGTCAGGGTGACGCCCGATTCCGCGTGTCCAGGCAGCGGAGAGACGAAACCGACTGCTGCCAGGGCCAGGGCAGCGGGCAAAGGCCAACCAAAGCGCTTTCGTTTCAACATGGAGTGTTCTCCGGGCTCTCAACTTGTTTCAGTGATTCGCAGCCCTCGCTGACGAAAATCGAATTTTCGGCCGCATTCGCGTTCGTCAGGCGAGCCTTCTGCGCAGCTCTTCCCGCTTGTCCTCGGACAGGGCGGGCGCTCAGTCGCAGGTGCACGAGCGAATGCGCTCGCTGCACGCGTTTTCGAGGACGTGCAGGCGAGCGGAGAAGCGCTGCCCGCTAGCTCAAGTAGCGGC from the Pelomicrobium methylotrophicum genome contains:
- a CDS encoding c-type cytochrome encodes the protein MNETSKPPFPKWVSRLIATGIAVFAVGFVGLAYWVTRPDIPPARGTAAPSQPPAATPADAAQLAMGKDVYDRHCAACHGARLEGQPNWQRRRPDGRMPAPPHDDSGHTWHHPEHVLFGIVKHGLVPPYAPPGYESDMPAFKDTLSDEEIRAVLAFIESHWSPEILQWRKENLETEETKWQQEGGAR
- a CDS encoding F510_1955 family glycosylhydrolase produces the protein MLKRKRFGWPLPAALALAAVGFVSPLPGHAESGVTLTHVHGLAYSADGTRLYIPSHYGLAVYNEGHWTKAPGPQHDYMGFSATRDRFYSSGHPAPGTGLKNPFGLIRSDDGGKTWQHLGLEGESDFHVLATGYETNVIYVYNPHPNSRMREPGIYYTLDDGFAWRRAQAKGLGGDVIALAVHPSDPKTVAAATDQGIFLSRDAAATFEPLLRNRQGLAVYFDLDGKRLWAATFHGQPALTQIDLEARQKTPVTLPPLTRDAVAYIAQNPKHRDEYAIATFERNVYLTRDGGKTWTRIADRGRTL
- a CDS encoding ABC transporter ATP-binding protein; the encoded protein is MSEAAQKGEALIELESVAKVYRKGRQEVRALDGLDLTVAERGMVAIVGPSGSGKSTLLHLIGAMDRPTAGEVVVAGRRLNTLPQAELTRFRRQTVGFVFQSFNLIPNLTALENVMLPMEFNGVGAAKRKEVATRLLARMGLAARLTHRPQELSGGEQQRVAIARALANDPPLILADEPTGNLDSKTGEMIYELLQEIARERTVVVVTHAETLARMSNRVLYLKDGRLAPEVGSAFRNTGI
- a CDS encoding c-type cytochrome, encoding MAARRRGALNAPWFIGTLAAAALSVASAANSRAEGDPARGAQAFRACAACHSIEPGRHLTGPSLANVFGQKAGTVAGFPRYSKALKDSAVVWDAQSLDTWLSNPAKLIPGNWMTFRGIPDARVRADLIAYLKAVSEGNAPAPRASGGMMQAPRLPDLEAADPRSVVTAIRYCGDTYHVTTGSGETIPFWEFNLRFKTDSSEKGPPKGRPVLVGAGMMGDRAQVVFSHPVEISTFIKTECK
- a CDS encoding ABC transporter permease; this translates as MGMVRYGLRNLARGKLRLAVVTVLLAFPLLLLLVMQSISAAVERHTEVLKRTVDNTLQLRARGSMGHVNMEGNWVILPQEALDKVRQVEHVARVEPYLLAMTPTEGHNFAMIVGMNPGDTKRLESHGEAGNPRIIAGRDLVPGDRGKRVAVIGQGFARWAGITPEKLGSATLTLDLNRTHPVIFALDRPPATLEIVGIYASGYVFGDMQLFMPLDTFREIYGVPEGISWLFVQADSSDSLPLVEQRLRALLGEVADIVAPTSAAEFETTATRTVVRLTSAGVALTVALMVVVVFFVTLLIVRERAWEIGTLKALGASDGGIALSLLAEAFALCATGALLAVLLFGAWGAPAARRFYGLGVAPLLPAQYKDALGGALAFAPDIGLATLGVLVAVSFVAALAGSAYGIRQIQRLSPMEAIRHE
- a CDS encoding heavy metal-responsive transcriptional regulator is translated as MLTIGKVARLAEVGVDTIRYYEKEGLLAPARKSPAGYRLYSGEAVRRLGFIRHAQQCGFSLAEIRELLELKTHGDGCCTDVRSVVIQKKLQIESKIKALKAMSEALSELINICDDESRPLDECPILDALENSIASHERRSAASRL
- a CDS encoding cytochrome c biogenesis CcdA family protein is translated as MDIESLRQTLEQASLASLVAGFVIGFLFSFNPVALAAIPVSLAYVTKARAPQRAVLYGGMFILGMALTHLVLGAVAGLGGSGLQRAMGREWGLVLGPLLIVLGLAWPGWLKLPLPTVRIRARPAATAWGAFLLGVPFSVAICPFCTPALVILLGIATGVGSPLFGAVLLLAFALGRAVPIMLGAVAVGWLESLKRLRGHQKALEIVGGVVLIASGLYMLNAYFILVPQLAG
- a CDS encoding class I SAM-dependent methyltransferase yields the protein MGFYAKWILPRLTDLAMRNKEATRYRAQLLPQARGVTLEVGAGSGLNLPFYGPQVDRLYAVDPSEELLRMAEKKVHGVAFSVQFLARSAEEIPIDDRSIDTVVTTWTLCTIPDPLKALAEMRRVLKPGGVLLFAEHGLAPEASVQRWQRRLNPLWNKLAGGCNLDRKMDELIRAAGFRILELTTEYAKAPRPMSYIYIGRAAPG
- a CDS encoding TlpA family protein disulfide reductase; the encoded protein is MNRSTPSRTTHRVRLITAVISFAILTGASVGAHQANAERGDLGGTKILRLAANSPLRLHPAPRPVPEIRFLDADGKPLTLANFRGKVVLLNVWATWCPPCRKEMPSLDRLQAKLGGADFEVVALSIDRGGIFVVQEFFKEADVEALAFYIDPSVEVMSRLGIVGLPTTLLIDRSGREIGRWVGPAEWDQPEVMQFIRSHLASPRPR
- a CDS encoding multicopper oxidase family protein, with product MWTRRRFLLTAAASAASLTVPLSAGRALAREEPDLVLRLTAAPDRISIWRGTGTEVLRYRAEVLRGRQDAVRPSSSYLGPTLELKRGERVRIHFVNRTGDPSIVHWHGMIVPDRADGHPRHAVGPGGEYVYEFTVRNPAGTYLYHPHPHGFTGKQVYYGLAGLLIVREREERAYGLPGPEHELSLVIQDRRVGRDNQFVFKRTMMDDMNGVLGDTVLVNGVPDAAFKVSPRSYRLRLANVSNARIYKLAWSDGRPMRVIATDNGLLSSAEGVQTRPYVVLAPFERVELLEDFGERRGGAEVALVSRAFSGLEMMDGMMGGMMGGMMGRGMGGMMGGMRGPGQGDELLVARFTVSTEAHARSEALRLPEPVRIPHEGKHAIYTQLAFRHMRGFFNGRRFEMEAVADDERLPLNEGTVWTFSNDGPGMPMPHPIHIHGVRFRVLERSGGDIPEELREGLIDAGYKDTFLIFPDERVRVHVMPTEPGLFMYHCHNLEHEDGGMMRNCLFGENTAALIRNKRNVDGKPATA
- a CDS encoding putative sulfate/molybdate transporter is translated as MKPIGKPHSAPAPETARRNRFDRMEWAGALGDLGTLIPFVVAYIGVLKMDPLGILLGFGVAMIVCGTYYRTPFPVQPMKAVGAIATAQAAQTFVVTPAAVHGACLVTGLVWLALGLTGAADRVARLVARPVVVGIVLGLGMSFMLQGAKMMSEGWFLGIVGLTGTGLLLTNRAFPAMFALLLFGFGAGALQNPELLGSVAQARPELRLPSFALSELTLDAFLIGAVFLALPQIPLTLGNAIIAITEENNRLFPDRRISERTVATSTGLINLFGAAIGGVPMCHGAGGMAGHVRFGAQTGGALIILGALLTVLGLFFSSSVEALFRLLPQPILGVILFLAGAQLALGACDFSRDKRERFITVVTAGLAVWNVGLAFVAGMAAHAIHRRGWLRL
- a CDS encoding glutaredoxin; its protein translation is MKVRVEVFTTPGCDQCRRARETLKSIAESFGADKVSWREVDVLEELDYAVELGVTCPPAVAIDGVLIFPALPSAERFRRELDQRLGSATAADAIVPRRGRDGH